In Stieleria varia, one genomic interval encodes:
- a CDS encoding TMEM43 family protein has protein sequence MGVHVSEESWFSRIGGAFKGILVGGILCVIGVPVLFWNEGRAVRTAKGLKEGAKVVQNIEPDTIDSAMEGKFVHVSGMTQTDDMLRDDQFGIEYNGIRLVRHVETYQWKEREERERKKKLGGGTKTITTYTYSKVWEPGLIDSSKFDEASTHQNPTSVPFSARSEQAKQVHLGAFRLPESLISQINKPEPVQFTIDQLPTETRSMVSLGQRDGATMAYWSKKRSSDASVTPTSEPGNNTAAESSDQPEPIQKIDLEQVGTEQPVESETEVLSEETPAPQTLAATDISSDPQIGDTRVWFTATPASEISLLSSQRGESFQPYVTQTGTELHRLEMGSVNAEEMIQHAEHENMILTWILRGVGTVVLFVGFSLLMRPLVVLADVVPMFGSLVGFGTGLIAGLAAFAVSLTTIGIAWVFYRPLLGATLLAIAAACIFLIIRRGRNASRDREPVERMTEMDLV, from the coding sequence ATGGGAGTCCACGTATCCGAAGAGTCCTGGTTCAGCAGAATCGGAGGAGCCTTCAAGGGGATTCTGGTCGGCGGAATTCTCTGCGTCATCGGCGTTCCTGTCCTGTTTTGGAACGAAGGCCGCGCCGTCCGAACCGCCAAAGGACTCAAGGAAGGAGCCAAGGTCGTTCAGAACATCGAGCCGGACACCATCGACTCGGCGATGGAAGGCAAGTTTGTGCATGTCTCTGGGATGACGCAGACAGATGACATGCTGCGAGACGACCAATTCGGCATTGAGTACAACGGCATCCGTTTGGTCCGCCACGTCGAGACGTATCAATGGAAAGAACGCGAGGAGCGCGAACGAAAAAAGAAACTCGGAGGCGGCACCAAAACGATCACGACGTACACGTACAGCAAAGTTTGGGAACCAGGATTGATCGATTCGTCAAAGTTTGACGAAGCCTCCACGCACCAGAATCCGACCAGCGTTCCCTTCTCAGCAAGATCCGAGCAAGCCAAACAGGTACACTTGGGCGCCTTTCGATTGCCCGAGAGCTTGATCTCACAAATCAACAAGCCCGAGCCCGTTCAATTCACCATCGACCAGTTGCCCACCGAAACCCGTTCCATGGTCTCACTGGGCCAACGCGATGGCGCAACGATGGCTTACTGGTCAAAGAAGCGATCATCCGATGCGTCCGTAACACCGACTAGCGAACCCGGTAACAACACTGCTGCGGAATCCTCCGATCAACCAGAGCCGATTCAAAAGATAGATCTTGAGCAGGTCGGAACCGAACAACCGGTCGAGAGCGAGACAGAGGTGCTGTCCGAGGAAACACCTGCGCCGCAGACGCTTGCCGCCACCGATATCAGCAGTGATCCGCAAATCGGCGACACCCGTGTTTGGTTTACCGCCACGCCAGCCAGCGAGATCAGTCTGTTGTCCAGTCAACGCGGTGAGTCGTTCCAGCCGTACGTCACTCAGACCGGCACGGAGCTGCATCGGCTGGAGATGGGGTCAGTCAACGCGGAAGAGATGATCCAACATGCGGAGCACGAGAACATGATCCTCACCTGGATCCTGCGTGGCGTCGGCACCGTGGTATTGTTCGTTGGTTTTTCGCTGCTGATGAGGCCCTTGGTGGTACTGGCCGATGTTGTTCCAATGTTCGGTTCGCTGGTAGGATTTGGAACGGGATTGATCGCCGGACTAGCTGCCTTTGCGGTATCGCTCACCACGATTGGAATCGCTTGGGTCTTTTATCGACCGCTATTGGGTGCCACACTGCTGGCCATCGCCGCTGCCTGTATCTTTCTGATCATTCGTCGTGGTCGCAACGCATCGCGAGATCGCGAACCGGTTGAGCGGATGACGGAAATGGACTTGGTTTGA
- a CDS encoding M3 family metallopeptidase, with product MLKCILIFATLMIPPVITLSPAANAQSDTSKDEPEMSDSALLKPWTGPYGGVPPWNLVRPEEFVEAFDAAIVLAAKDIEAIANQDAEPTFDNTILALEKSSQELDRLESIFYVHASNLNLGPIPDIERVVAPKLSAHADSIFQNQKLFQRIETIYNSDAMKSFDTAQKRLVDDLYKTFVRRGANLNATEKAKMSQINSRLARLFTDFSQNVLEDEKGFVTWIENKDDLQGLPESVISAMARAATERGKEGQWAITNTRSSMDPFLTYADNRGLREKVWRNYYSRGDNGDEHDNNAIITEILSLRLQRAKLLGYPTHAHWRLEDTMAKKPEPTMDLMLKVWPKAVARVHEEVADMQRIADAEGVKITIEPWDYRYHAEKVRKDKYDLDFNEVKPYMQLEKLREAMMWASGELFGFQYRQVNDVPVFHPDVRVWEVTRQDGSLVGLWYFDPYAREGKRSGAWMTAYRVQQNMDEPITPIVSNNSNFIKGGENEVVLISWDDAVTLFHEFGHALHGLNSDVKYKSQAGTSVARDYVEFPSQLMEHWLDTPEVLSKYAVHYKTGEPMPQKLIDKIKKAATFNEGFATVEYLASALVDMKLHTSTAPNIDPDKFERETLAEIGMPPQIPMRHRTPHFAHIFSSDSYSAGYYSYLWADALTADAADVFVDAGSFYDKEVAKRLHDSVMSVGNTIDPADGFREFRGRDVDTKALLRKRGFPVD from the coding sequence ATGTTGAAATGCATTTTGATATTTGCCACTTTGATGATCCCCCCCGTGATCACGCTGTCCCCAGCAGCGAACGCACAATCCGATACTTCCAAGGACGAACCAGAAATGTCTGACTCGGCGTTATTGAAACCATGGACTGGACCCTACGGCGGTGTGCCTCCGTGGAATTTGGTCCGTCCAGAAGAGTTTGTCGAAGCGTTTGATGCGGCGATCGTGTTGGCCGCCAAAGACATCGAGGCAATCGCCAACCAAGACGCCGAACCGACTTTCGACAACACAATCCTGGCGTTGGAGAAATCCAGTCAGGAACTTGATCGATTGGAATCCATTTTCTACGTGCACGCATCGAATCTGAATCTGGGACCTATTCCGGACATCGAACGGGTGGTCGCGCCAAAACTTTCCGCGCACGCGGACAGCATCTTTCAAAATCAAAAACTGTTTCAACGCATCGAAACGATTTATAACAGCGATGCGATGAAATCGTTTGATACGGCCCAAAAACGTCTGGTCGACGATCTGTACAAGACGTTTGTTCGACGCGGTGCGAACTTGAACGCGACCGAGAAAGCCAAGATGTCGCAGATCAATTCACGACTGGCGCGGTTGTTCACGGATTTTAGCCAGAACGTGCTGGAAGACGAAAAGGGATTCGTGACTTGGATCGAGAACAAAGATGACCTGCAAGGATTGCCCGAGAGCGTCATCTCTGCGATGGCACGAGCAGCGACCGAGCGTGGCAAAGAAGGCCAGTGGGCGATCACCAACACACGATCATCCATGGATCCGTTCTTGACCTACGCTGACAATCGTGGCCTGCGTGAAAAGGTGTGGCGCAATTACTACAGCCGCGGAGACAATGGCGATGAGCACGATAACAACGCGATCATCACCGAGATCCTCAGCCTGCGTCTGCAACGGGCCAAGCTGCTGGGTTATCCGACCCATGCTCACTGGCGATTAGAAGACACGATGGCCAAGAAACCCGAGCCGACCATGGATCTGATGCTCAAGGTATGGCCCAAAGCCGTCGCACGGGTCCACGAAGAAGTCGCGGATATGCAAAGGATCGCAGACGCCGAGGGCGTTAAGATCACGATTGAGCCGTGGGACTATCGCTACCACGCAGAGAAAGTTCGCAAGGACAAGTACGATTTGGATTTCAACGAAGTCAAACCGTACATGCAACTAGAAAAGTTGCGTGAAGCCATGATGTGGGCATCGGGCGAGTTGTTTGGGTTCCAATATCGACAGGTCAACGACGTGCCCGTATTCCACCCCGATGTTCGTGTCTGGGAAGTCACTCGGCAGGATGGCTCGTTGGTCGGACTGTGGTACTTCGATCCCTACGCGCGTGAAGGCAAGCGCAGTGGAGCTTGGATGACGGCCTACCGCGTTCAGCAAAACATGGATGAGCCGATCACGCCAATCGTTTCCAACAACTCCAACTTCATCAAGGGTGGCGAGAACGAAGTCGTTCTGATTTCATGGGACGACGCCGTCACCCTGTTTCACGAGTTCGGACATGCCCTGCATGGACTCAACAGTGACGTCAAGTACAAGTCGCAAGCCGGAACGAGCGTGGCTCGCGACTACGTGGAGTTCCCCAGCCAATTGATGGAACACTGGCTCGATACTCCTGAGGTGCTCAGCAAGTACGCGGTCCATTACAAGACCGGTGAACCGATGCCACAAAAACTGATCGACAAGATCAAGAAAGCGGCGACGTTCAACGAAGGATTCGCAACGGTCGAGTATCTGGCCAGCGCGCTTGTCGATATGAAACTGCACACCAGCACGGCCCCGAACATCGATCCCGACAAATTTGAACGCGAGACTTTGGCGGAGATCGGCATGCCGCCTCAGATTCCGATGCGGCACAGGACTCCTCATTTTGCACACATCTTTAGCTCAGACAGCTATTCCGCTGGATACTACAGCTACCTCTGGGCTGACGCATTGACGGCGGATGCCGCGGACGTATTTGTCGATGCCGGTTCGTTCTACGACAAAGAAGTGGCAAAGCGTTTGCACGATAGCGTGATGAGCGTCGGCAACACGATCGATCCGGCCGACGGATTTCGAGAATTCCGTGGCCGAGACGTGGACACCAAGGCTTTGCTGCGAAAACGTGGTTTCCCAGTCGACTGA
- a CDS encoding WD40 repeat domain-containing protein, with translation MLRNYLACLLVIAVASSSVSADQNEPATGSTETWVTSIAPMGDSGRFVASTANGLLLRESDVVSFDPAHPGELTKLYQHPAAVWCVQATADGKRIASVDYRGNLGVYDVEAGKSSVHEKAFERWCQSMLISPDNQSVVAGNEAGKVLVWSLGENKVTQSIELEGHSVTGLAFSPDGKTLATTDGGGHVHLLSWPDLKETAKIQISESPAWCIAFVDGGAKLLVGCSDRHLYQCDAKADAKPESVAEGKDWITQLAVSSDGQVAAGEVSGALHFPSAGTVDSMNAESGVWALCWNGSSQLLAGTRKHGIVSASRSWKWSPNAPAAPAEATPTEDKPAEDKPAEATPAEDKPAEATPAEDKPAEDKPAESKEPEKAVQ, from the coding sequence ATGTTACGAAACTATCTTGCATGCCTGTTGGTCATTGCCGTTGCATCCTCAAGTGTGTCTGCCGATCAAAACGAACCTGCCACGGGTTCGACAGAGACTTGGGTGACGTCCATCGCGCCGATGGGAGACTCTGGACGTTTCGTTGCGTCGACCGCCAATGGACTGCTGTTGCGTGAATCCGACGTGGTCTCCTTTGATCCGGCGCACCCGGGTGAATTGACCAAACTGTACCAGCACCCTGCGGCCGTCTGGTGTGTGCAAGCCACGGCGGACGGCAAGCGTATCGCGAGCGTCGACTACCGCGGCAATTTGGGGGTGTATGACGTGGAAGCTGGTAAAAGCAGCGTTCACGAAAAGGCGTTTGAGCGTTGGTGCCAATCCATGCTGATCTCGCCCGACAACCAATCGGTCGTCGCGGGCAACGAAGCCGGCAAGGTGCTGGTTTGGAGTCTTGGTGAAAACAAGGTGACTCAATCGATCGAGTTGGAAGGTCACAGCGTGACCGGCTTGGCTTTTTCGCCTGATGGTAAGACTCTGGCGACCACAGACGGTGGTGGTCACGTTCACTTGCTTTCTTGGCCGGACCTCAAGGAGACCGCGAAAATTCAAATCAGTGAGTCACCCGCTTGGTGCATCGCATTCGTGGATGGGGGAGCAAAGCTGCTGGTCGGTTGCTCCGATCGACATCTGTATCAATGCGATGCCAAGGCTGATGCAAAACCAGAGAGTGTCGCGGAGGGCAAGGACTGGATCACTCAACTGGCGGTGTCGTCGGATGGACAAGTCGCTGCGGGTGAAGTCAGCGGCGCGTTGCACTTTCCATCCGCCGGAACGGTGGACTCAATGAACGCCGAAAGTGGTGTGTGGGCGTTGTGCTGGAACGGTAGCAGCCAATTGCTCGCTGGAACACGTAAGCACGGGATCGTGTCGGCAAGCCGTAGTTGGAAATGGTCCCCCAACGCCCCTGCAGCACCGGCAGAAGCAACACCTACAGAAGACAAGCCCGCAGAAGACAAGCCTGCAGAAGCAACACCCGCAGAAGACAAGCCTGCAGAAGCAACACCCGCAGAAGACAAGCCTGCAGAGGACAAGCCTGCGGAGAGCAAAGAGCCCGAGAAGGCGGTCCAATGA
- a CDS encoding PSP1 domain-containing protein, whose translation MSSASRDGGDRPEPKSTEPHEGPASQPDSTSTVAEASLEYVVRCGSMRLLCVMTARSPYRYGDKVVVRSERGTEFGTVLCEATPATTGAIKEPTGGRILRLVTADDEAQSHHLSGLVRDDMAVCQRCVDALDLNMELVDVERILGGERVVVYYLADGRVDFRQLVRDLAKEFQTRIEMRQIGVRDEAKLLAEYGDCGQPICCATFLTKMPPVSMRMAKLQKSTLDPSKISGRCGRLKCCLRYEFETYEALAAELPPVGSKILTRDGGATVLAHDILSQQLMIKTDDKRRILIPLADVVQVTFRAEEPPPDGRRRSSKQH comes from the coding sequence ATGAGCTCGGCGTCGCGGGACGGTGGTGATCGTCCTGAACCAAAATCGACCGAGCCTCACGAGGGTCCGGCCTCCCAACCAGACTCCACCTCGACAGTTGCCGAAGCGAGCTTGGAGTACGTCGTCCGCTGCGGATCGATGAGATTGCTGTGCGTGATGACGGCCCGGAGCCCTTATCGGTATGGTGACAAAGTGGTCGTCCGGTCCGAGAGGGGAACGGAGTTTGGCACTGTACTGTGCGAAGCCACACCGGCGACGACGGGTGCGATCAAGGAACCGACCGGCGGAAGAATTTTGCGTCTGGTGACGGCTGATGACGAAGCCCAATCTCACCACCTGTCCGGTCTGGTTCGAGACGACATGGCGGTTTGTCAGCGTTGTGTCGATGCGCTCGATTTGAATATGGAGTTGGTCGATGTCGAACGAATCTTGGGGGGCGAGAGGGTCGTCGTTTATTACCTCGCCGATGGCAGGGTCGATTTTCGCCAGCTCGTCCGGGACCTAGCCAAAGAGTTTCAGACGCGGATCGAAATGCGGCAAATCGGGGTGCGGGACGAAGCAAAATTGCTGGCAGAGTATGGGGATTGCGGTCAACCCATCTGTTGTGCGACCTTTCTGACAAAAATGCCCCCCGTTTCCATGCGAATGGCTAAACTGCAAAAATCGACCTTGGATCCCTCTAAGATCTCGGGGCGCTGCGGTCGATTAAAGTGCTGCTTGCGCTACGAATTTGAGACCTATGAGGCACTGGCGGCCGAACTGCCGCCGGTGGGCAGTAAGATTTTAACGAGAGATGGCGGGGCAACGGTCTTGGCTCATGACATACTTTCGCAACAATTGATGATCAAGACAGACGACAAACGCCGCATCCTGATCCCACTGGCTGATGTGGTCCAAGTCACCTTCCGTGCAGAGGAACCGCCCCCCGATGGAAGACGTCGGTCGAGCAAGCAACATTAA
- a CDS encoding Minf_1886 family protein, translating to MTSALQVMRKLLKDDPRYKPEAYQFIREALHFAQENLSELNQAEYVVRPSEEDGPRHITGQQLCEACRLYAIEQFGFLAGMVLAKWGVHSTGDFGEMVYNLIRIDQMRKSDSDRREDFDDVYPFDNAFEPHFRVARAEEI from the coding sequence ATGACATCAGCACTCCAAGTGATGCGAAAATTGCTCAAGGATGACCCACGGTACAAGCCCGAGGCTTACCAGTTCATCCGAGAAGCGTTGCACTTTGCTCAGGAGAATCTGTCGGAACTCAATCAGGCGGAATACGTCGTCCGCCCCTCTGAAGAAGACGGCCCTCGCCACATCACGGGACAACAGCTCTGTGAAGCCTGTCGATTGTACGCCATCGAACAGTTTGGCTTCCTCGCGGGGATGGTTCTCGCGAAATGGGGTGTCCACTCCACGGGCGACTTCGGCGAAATGGTCTACAATCTGATCCGTATCGATCAGATGCGAAAAAGTGACTCGGATCGCCGTGAGGATTTTGATGACGTTTACCCATTCGACAATGCTTTCGAACCGCACTTCCGAGTCGCCAGGGCGGAAGAAATCTAG
- a CDS encoding class I SAM-dependent methyltransferase produces MAARILCAIALLLSITHHGAAHADDGNSQAAEVTTAEDTAAKPADEESEKPKERARQSYLGRVLAQPMSHMGAPWLIRPERDDEENASVSFDQLELKPGMKVCDLGCGNGYWTLPMARKVGTEGAVYAVDIQREMLQKLQVRAAKLKIDNIEPVLGAVDDPKLPADTIDLLLMVDVYHEFSHPESMLWEIRRSLTSTGVVALLEYREEDPKVPIKPLHKMSKSQIMKEYEENGFKLVREFNELPWQHLMFFARDDSPLPAITPEPTAEVLQKLKASAESN; encoded by the coding sequence GTGGCCGCTCGAATTCTCTGTGCGATCGCTCTGCTGCTGAGCATCACACACCACGGGGCTGCACATGCCGACGACGGGAACAGTCAAGCGGCCGAAGTCACTACAGCCGAAGACACTGCGGCCAAGCCTGCCGACGAAGAATCAGAAAAGCCCAAGGAAAGGGCACGGCAAAGCTATCTCGGTCGAGTCTTAGCTCAACCGATGAGCCACATGGGGGCACCGTGGTTGATTCGCCCCGAGCGTGACGACGAAGAAAACGCGTCGGTTTCTTTCGACCAATTGGAACTCAAGCCCGGAATGAAGGTCTGTGACTTGGGATGCGGAAACGGCTACTGGACATTGCCCATGGCTCGCAAGGTCGGAACCGAGGGAGCCGTTTACGCAGTGGACATTCAACGCGAGATGTTGCAAAAGCTGCAAGTCCGAGCCGCAAAACTGAAAATCGACAACATCGAACCCGTCCTTGGTGCCGTCGATGACCCCAAGTTGCCCGCCGACACGATCGACCTGCTGTTGATGGTCGACGTCTATCACGAATTCTCGCATCCCGAGTCCATGCTCTGGGAGATCCGCCGCAGCCTCACCTCCACGGGCGTGGTCGCATTGTTGGAGTATCGTGAGGAAGACCCCAAGGTGCCGATCAAGCCACTGCACAAGATGTCCAAGTCGCAGATCATGAAAGAGTACGAGGAGAACGGATTCAAACTCGTACGGGAATTCAACGAACTGCCATGGCAACACTTGATGTTTTTTGCCCGCGACGACAGCCCCCTGCCCGCGATCACCCCCGAACCGACAGCCGAAGTCCTTCAGAAACTCAAGGCATCCGCAGAGAGCAATTGA
- a CDS encoding IS1380 family transposase — protein sequence MTKRNRKRAALKRLRRQAVEFDFDGGTLTSDAGLLLLREVDQRLGLIRRVDACIADPRDPIYTAHPQAEILTSRIFGIAAGYEDGNDHAHLRHDAAFQVAAGRTPAQNDYDSDEHFPLASPSTHSRFENRVDRKAMLAIHEEIVNTFLDSYEKPPEEITLDYDATDDPTHGNQDKNYFNGFYDGHCFLPLYVFCGYQLLVAYLRPSSFGAAHHARAVTKLLVQKIRSRWPETKIILRGDGGYSDERLMRWCDKNDVYYVFGLPKNNVLIRNIACEMTRARLEHLKFKSTRTLFKWFRYRTQETWDRHRWVLGKAEHGDKGANPRFVVTNLPSAQGIVEPTYHRPRVDGKQVRQILDPGTICSVAWNPKDFYRERYCQRCEMENRIKEQQMCLFADRTSCTDFMANQFRLILSSLAYVLVDGIRRLALQGTTHARMRVDTIRLRLFKIAARVRVTCRRVIFHLPTHCPSASLFNEVMARLCRSD from the coding sequence ATGACAAAGCGTAATCGAAAACGAGCTGCACTGAAACGCCTCCGTCGCCAAGCTGTCGAGTTTGATTTTGATGGCGGAACGCTCACGTCCGACGCCGGATTGCTACTGCTTCGCGAAGTCGATCAACGACTCGGCCTGATCCGCCGAGTCGACGCTTGTATTGCCGATCCACGCGATCCTATCTACACCGCACATCCGCAGGCCGAGATCCTGACCAGTCGTATCTTTGGAATTGCGGCAGGCTACGAGGACGGCAACGATCACGCCCACTTGCGGCATGATGCAGCCTTTCAAGTCGCTGCCGGACGCACACCTGCACAGAATGACTATGACAGCGACGAACACTTTCCTTTGGCCAGTCCGTCAACGCATTCACGTTTCGAAAATCGTGTCGATCGCAAAGCGATGCTGGCTATCCACGAAGAAATCGTAAACACCTTTCTGGACAGCTACGAGAAACCGCCCGAAGAAATCACGTTGGACTATGATGCCACAGATGATCCGACGCACGGCAATCAAGACAAAAACTACTTCAATGGATTCTACGACGGCCACTGTTTTCTGCCGCTGTACGTGTTCTGTGGCTATCAGTTGCTTGTCGCCTACTTACGTCCCAGCAGTTTTGGCGCAGCCCATCACGCTCGCGCGGTGACCAAACTGCTGGTTCAAAAGATTCGTTCGCGATGGCCGGAGACGAAAATCATTTTACGTGGCGATGGCGGATATTCTGATGAAAGACTCATGCGTTGGTGCGATAAAAACGACGTCTACTATGTCTTCGGATTGCCCAAGAACAACGTCTTGATCCGCAATATTGCCTGCGAAATGACCCGTGCTCGACTTGAGCATTTGAAATTTAAATCCACGCGAACGCTTTTCAAGTGGTTCCGTTATCGCACTCAGGAAACATGGGACCGTCATCGCTGGGTTCTCGGCAAGGCGGAGCACGGCGACAAGGGAGCCAACCCGCGTTTCGTCGTGACAAACCTGCCCAGTGCCCAAGGGATCGTCGAGCCGACTTATCATCGCCCTCGCGTGGACGGCAAACAGGTTCGACAAATCCTCGATCCTGGAACGATCTGCAGTGTTGCTTGGAACCCGAAGGATTTCTATCGAGAACGTTATTGTCAGCGTTGTGAAATGGAGAATCGGATCAAGGAACAACAGATGTGTTTGTTTGCCGATCGAACCAGCTGCACAGACTTCATGGCCAATCAGTTTCGTTTGATTCTGTCGTCGTTGGCGTATGTGTTGGTCGACGGAATCCGCCGGTTGGCACTTCAGGGCACTACACATGCTCGGATGCGTGTGGATACGATCCGCTTGCGTCTGTTCAAGATTGCCGCGCGAGTACGCGTGACTTGTCGGCGAGTGATTTTTCACCTTCCGACTCACTGCCCTAGCGCGAGTCTCTTTAACGAAGTCATGGCGCGTCTTTGCCGAAGCGACTAA
- a CDS encoding nucleoside permease, producing MSDTPAVSPSQQSSIMSRLSVMMFLQFFAWGAWFATLGLAMTNKNLGAFIGAAYESAPIAAILAPLFLGLIADRFFASEKVFGCLMILGGIIMFSIPHYANDASAFADASQVQIEEANPTLDAEAIGKLFAKQQAEENSSGNILGWLILAYMLCYMPTLGLGNTIAFTHIPSQDKFPAIRVWGTIGWIAAGLLIGASGWDRTFTIFWLGAISSLALGLFCFALPNTPPPLKGKAINLRSLFMVDAFKLLADWNFLVFAICSTLICVPLAYYYGSTSQYLGNTGFPAAGATMTLGQMSEIIFMLLIPFFFRRLGVKGMILIGMACWVIRYGLFSAGAPEQVTWMLLLAVALHGICYDFFFVTGFMYTDQKAPVEIRGQAQSLLVFLTQGVGMFFGYRIMAAGSFLGIDLGWKIGEYGEQVTTAATLASEIDEARGETNMSFIETFTNMFSRDLPDGVDDQLLSSTMSQWQNFWMFPAIMAGIVLVIFAVGFWDKTKPPVVDAGSDDGSDGTQPSDPLVSSSNPYEPSA from the coding sequence ATGTCAGACACTCCCGCCGTCAGCCCGAGCCAACAGTCCTCCATCATGTCTCGCTTGTCGGTCATGATGTTCCTGCAGTTCTTTGCCTGGGGAGCCTGGTTCGCCACGCTTGGGCTGGCCATGACCAACAAAAACTTGGGAGCCTTCATTGGCGCGGCCTATGAATCGGCACCCATCGCAGCGATTCTGGCGCCTCTGTTTCTGGGCCTGATCGCCGATCGCTTCTTTGCCTCCGAAAAAGTGTTCGGGTGCCTGATGATTTTGGGCGGGATCATCATGTTTTCGATTCCGCACTACGCCAACGATGCCAGTGCGTTCGCCGACGCATCGCAAGTTCAGATCGAAGAAGCCAACCCGACCTTGGATGCCGAGGCAATCGGGAAGCTGTTTGCAAAACAGCAAGCCGAAGAGAACTCGTCCGGCAATATCCTTGGTTGGTTGATCCTCGCTTACATGCTTTGCTACATGCCAACGCTGGGACTGGGAAACACGATTGCGTTCACCCACATCCCCAGCCAAGACAAGTTTCCAGCGATCCGCGTTTGGGGAACCATCGGCTGGATCGCCGCCGGGCTGCTGATCGGCGCCTCCGGATGGGACCGCACCTTCACCATCTTTTGGCTCGGCGCCATCAGTTCACTTGCATTGGGACTATTCTGTTTTGCGTTGCCCAATACGCCGCCACCGCTCAAGGGCAAAGCGATCAACCTCCGCTCGCTGTTCATGGTCGATGCGTTCAAGTTGCTCGCCGATTGGAACTTCCTCGTGTTCGCCATTTGCTCCACTTTGATCTGCGTCCCATTGGCGTATTACTACGGCAGCACGTCGCAGTACTTGGGCAACACCGGATTTCCGGCGGCGGGTGCAACGATGACTTTGGGGCAGATGTCAGAAATCATTTTCATGCTGCTGATTCCATTCTTCTTTCGACGATTGGGTGTCAAAGGCATGATCCTGATCGGCATGGCCTGTTGGGTCATTCGCTACGGATTGTTCAGCGCCGGTGCGCCGGAGCAAGTCACTTGGATGCTGCTGTTGGCCGTGGCTCTGCACGGGATCTGCTACGACTTCTTCTTCGTCACCGGATTCATGTACACGGACCAAAAGGCACCGGTGGAGATTCGCGGGCAAGCCCAGAGTTTGCTCGTGTTCTTGACGCAGGGAGTGGGAATGTTTTTCGGCTACCGAATCATGGCGGCCGGCAGCTTTCTTGGAATCGATCTGGGATGGAAGATTGGCGAGTACGGAGAGCAAGTCACCACGGCGGCAACCTTGGCATCGGAGATCGATGAAGCTAGAGGTGAAACAAACATGAGTTTCATCGAAACCTTCACCAACATGTTCTCTCGCGACTTGCCCGACGGCGTCGACGATCAATTGCTCAGCAGCACAATGTCGCAGTGGCAGAACTTTTGGATGTTCCCCGCGATCATGGCGGGCATCGTCCTGGTGATCTTTGCCGTCGGATTCTGGGACAAAACCAAGCCACCGGTCGTCGATGCTGGCTCAGACGACGGTTCCGATGGTACGCAACCTTCTGACCCACTGGTCTCTAGCTCTAATCCCTATGAGCCCTCTGCTTAG